One Mycolicibacterium fortuitum subsp. fortuitum genomic window carries:
- the eccCb gene encoding type VII secretion protein EccCb, which produces MSTDAEPRVLREVVLEQLGTGESRAYKMWLPPLTDPTPVNELIERDYQRQPLRFPLGIMDEPRRHRQDIWGVDVSAAGGNIAIGGAPQTGKSNFLQTLILSAAATHTPRQVQFYCIDLGGGGLMYMEDLPHVGGVATRAEPDRVNRVVAEVKAVLRAREQVFKQYRVGSIASYREMREDPNNPAAQDPFGDVFLVIDGWPAFVAEFPDLEPAVQDLAGQGLAYGVHVIISTPRWTELKSRVRDYLGTKVEFRLGDVNETQIDRITRDIPANRPGRAVSLEKHHLMIGVPRLDGVHSAANIVEAISAGVQQVAARHTDQAPQVRVLPDRIYLHQLDPNPPGPDSDYRTRWQVPLGLRESDLTVAYNQMNLTPHLLIFGAPKSGKTTIAHAVAKAICSRNSPDQVRFMLADYRSGLLDAVPETHLLAAGAINRNSASLEESIKALAVNLKKRLPPPDLTTAQLRARSWWSGPDIVLLVDDWHMVTAAAGMMSPMAPLGPLLPAAADIGLHVIVTCQMSLAHRATMDKFVGAAYGAGSPTLFLSGEKNDFPSREIIVKKRPPGQAFMVGPDGKEVIQASYVDPPAE; this is translated from the coding sequence ATGAGTACAGACGCCGAACCCAGGGTCCTGCGCGAGGTCGTCCTCGAGCAGTTGGGCACCGGTGAGAGCCGCGCCTACAAGATGTGGCTGCCGCCGCTGACCGATCCAACTCCGGTCAACGAGCTGATCGAGCGCGACTACCAGCGTCAGCCGCTGCGTTTCCCGTTGGGGATCATGGACGAGCCGCGTCGGCACCGTCAGGACATCTGGGGCGTCGACGTCTCGGCGGCCGGCGGCAACATCGCGATCGGCGGCGCGCCGCAGACGGGCAAGTCGAATTTCCTGCAGACGCTGATCCTGTCGGCCGCGGCGACCCACACGCCGCGGCAGGTGCAGTTCTACTGCATCGACCTCGGCGGTGGTGGCCTGATGTACATGGAAGACCTGCCGCACGTCGGCGGTGTGGCCACCCGTGCCGAACCGGACCGGGTCAACCGGGTGGTGGCCGAGGTCAAGGCGGTGCTGAGGGCCCGCGAGCAGGTGTTCAAGCAATATCGCGTGGGCTCCATCGCGTCGTACCGCGAGATGCGTGAGGATCCGAACAACCCCGCCGCCCAGGACCCGTTCGGTGACGTCTTCCTCGTGATCGACGGCTGGCCGGCGTTCGTGGCCGAGTTCCCCGATCTGGAACCGGCCGTGCAGGACCTCGCCGGTCAGGGCCTGGCGTACGGCGTGCACGTCATCATCTCGACGCCGCGCTGGACCGAGCTCAAATCCCGTGTGCGCGACTACCTGGGCACCAAGGTGGAGTTCCGTCTCGGTGACGTCAACGAAACCCAGATCGACCGGATCACCCGCGACATCCCCGCCAATCGGCCGGGCCGGGCCGTCTCCCTGGAGAAGCATCACCTGATGATCGGGGTGCCCAGGCTCGACGGTGTCCACAGCGCCGCCAACATCGTGGAGGCGATCTCGGCGGGCGTGCAGCAAGTGGCGGCGCGCCACACCGACCAGGCTCCGCAGGTGCGCGTCCTGCCGGACCGGATCTACCTGCATCAGCTCGATCCGAACCCGCCGGGACCCGATTCCGACTACCGCACGCGTTGGCAGGTTCCGCTGGGGCTGCGCGAGTCGGATCTCACGGTGGCCTACAACCAGATGAACCTGACGCCGCATCTGCTGATCTTCGGCGCCCCGAAGTCGGGCAAGACGACCATCGCGCACGCGGTGGCTAAGGCGATCTGCAGTCGCAACAGTCCCGACCAGGTGCGATTCATGCTGGCCGACTACCGGTCCGGCCTGCTCGACGCGGTTCCAGAGACTCATCTGCTGGCCGCCGGCGCGATCAACCGCAACAGCGCCTCGCTGGAGGAATCCATCAAGGCGCTGGCAGTGAACCTGAAGAAGCGGTTGCCGCCGCCGGACCTGACCACCGCACAGCTGCGTGCGAGGTCGTGGTGGAGTGGGCCGGACATCGTGCTGCTGGTCGACGACTGGCACATGGTCACCGCGGCGGCCGGCATGATGTCGCCGATGGCGCCGTTGGGCCCACTGCTGCCGGCTGCGGCCGATATCGGTTTACACGTGATCGTGACGTGCCAGATGAGCCTTGCGCACCGCGCGACGATGGACAAGTTCGTGGGTGCGGCCTACGGGGCCGGTTCGCCGACGCTGTTCCTGTCCGGCGAGAAGAACGACTTCCCGTCGCGGGAGATCATCGTCAAGAAAAGGCCCCCTGGCCAGGCATTTATGGTCGGGCCGGACGGTAAGGAAGTCATCCAGGCCTCCTACGTGGACCCGCCCGCAGAATAA
- a CDS encoding PE family protein codes for MQPMMHNPGAEGVAAQVIANAARGLAGGTTAAAAVTALVPAGADEVSALAAMAFASEGVEALAANSFAQEELTRAGAAFQEIAGIYNAVDAAQATTL; via the coding sequence ATGCAACCGATGATGCACAACCCGGGCGCCGAAGGTGTTGCGGCACAGGTGATCGCAAACGCAGCCCGTGGTCTGGCCGGTGGTACCACCGCCGCTGCAGCAGTCACGGCGCTGGTTCCGGCCGGTGCTGACGAGGTCTCGGCACTGGCTGCCATGGCCTTCGCCAGCGAGGGCGTCGAGGCTCTGGCGGCGAACTCTTTCGCCCAGGAGGAACTCACCCGCGCGGGTGCTGCCTTCCAGGAGATCGCCGGCATCTACAACGCGGTCGACGCCGCCCAGGCCACCACGCTCTAG
- a CDS encoding PPE family protein: protein MVAVPPVPPTWFALPPEVNTARLMVGAGPAPMLQAASGWEGLAILLETQADELAGALSQLTSVWSGTASERAVAATMPMIMWLRTMVLQAQKRALQASAQASSYTLALTTTPPIPEIEQNHVTHAVLEATNFLGINTMPIGLNEMDYFVRMWNQAAGAMEAYHAETTVNLLFEPIVPMMPIVLPGVGETTAAAALASTAPRTAQGLARNATVEAISAISTMSSVKLAAGNAAAQANHAEQRAVGAANQGENAGKQEQDPSEKNPMQQGMQMVMQMAQQGGQMAGQIPSMLQSQMQTFTQPLQQVTQMVSQFSSMGGSDRGMQVGLMGATPFSNHPLAGGTGPSSGSGLVRAASLPGALGSPPRTALLSSMLGISGEAKPGAFASAAGAGGPVAPVGSGAGGGGGAPVHAAKNNEEKSGGTKDGLVAPTALTYDQTDDGDDDW from the coding sequence ATGGTCGCGGTTCCGCCCGTCCCACCGACCTGGTTCGCGCTGCCCCCAGAGGTCAACACAGCGCGGCTGATGGTCGGTGCCGGCCCGGCGCCGATGCTCCAGGCGGCATCGGGATGGGAAGGGTTGGCCATCCTGCTGGAGACCCAGGCTGACGAACTCGCCGGCGCGTTGAGCCAACTGACCTCGGTGTGGAGCGGCACGGCAAGTGAGCGCGCTGTCGCCGCGACGATGCCGATGATCATGTGGCTACGGACCATGGTCCTGCAGGCGCAGAAGCGGGCCCTGCAGGCCAGCGCCCAGGCCAGCTCGTACACCCTGGCTCTGACGACCACTCCGCCTATTCCGGAGATCGAGCAGAACCACGTCACTCACGCGGTCCTGGAAGCCACCAACTTCCTCGGTATCAACACGATGCCGATCGGCCTCAACGAGATGGACTACTTCGTCCGGATGTGGAACCAGGCGGCCGGTGCGATGGAGGCCTACCACGCCGAGACCACGGTCAACCTGCTGTTCGAGCCCATCGTTCCGATGATGCCGATCGTGTTGCCCGGCGTCGGAGAGACGACGGCAGCAGCGGCGCTCGCGTCGACGGCACCGCGGACGGCCCAGGGTCTGGCGCGCAACGCGACGGTCGAGGCGATCAGCGCGATATCCACCATGTCATCGGTCAAGTTGGCCGCGGGCAATGCGGCCGCCCAGGCCAACCATGCCGAGCAGCGAGCGGTCGGAGCGGCCAACCAGGGTGAGAACGCGGGCAAGCAGGAGCAGGACCCGTCCGAGAAGAACCCGATGCAGCAGGGCATGCAGATGGTGATGCAGATGGCGCAGCAGGGTGGGCAGATGGCGGGGCAGATTCCGTCGATGCTCCAGAGCCAGATGCAGACGTTCACCCAGCCGCTGCAGCAGGTGACCCAGATGGTCAGCCAGTTCTCCAGCATGGGGGGCAGCGACCGGGGCATGCAGGTCGGGCTGATGGGGGCAACGCCGTTCTCGAACCATCCGCTGGCCGGCGGCACGGGCCCGAGTTCGGGGTCGGGCCTGGTGCGCGCGGCCTCGTTGCCGGGTGCGCTTGGATCGCCGCCGCGGACGGCGCTGCTGTCCAGCATGCTGGGGATCAGCGGCGAGGCCAAGCCGGGTGCATTCGCTTCCGCGGCCGGGGCCGGTGGACCGGTGGCGCCGGTGGGTAGCGGCGCAGGTGGAGGCGGCGGGGCACCGGTGCACGCCGCCAAGAACAACGAAGAGAAGAGCGGTGGCACCAAGGACGGACTCGTGGCACCGACCGCACTCACATATGACCAAACTGACGACGGAGACGACGACTGGTAA
- a CDS encoding WXG100 family type VII secretion target, producing the protein MAQMNTDAAVLAKEAANFERISGELKSVIAQVESTGGTLAAQMQGQAGTAAQAALARFHEAADKQIQELNEISTNIHTSGTQYSSTDEDQAGNLASSMNI; encoded by the coding sequence ATGGCACAGATGAATACAGATGCCGCCGTCCTCGCCAAGGAGGCTGCCAACTTCGAGCGCATCTCCGGTGAGCTCAAGAGCGTCATCGCGCAGGTCGAGTCGACCGGCGGCACCTTGGCGGCCCAGATGCAGGGCCAGGCCGGTACCGCCGCCCAGGCGGCGCTGGCACGGTTCCACGAGGCTGCTGACAAGCAGATCCAGGAGCTGAACGAGATCTCGACGAACATCCACACCTCGGGTACCCAGTACTCCAGCACCGACGAAGATCAGGCGGGCAACCTCGCCTCGTCGATGAACATCTGA
- a CDS encoding WXG100 family type VII secretion target: MTEQVWNFAGIEGGASEIQGAVGTTAGLLDEGKGSLASLASAWGGSGSEAYQAVQTRWDNTSNELNQALQNLAQTISEAGQTMSQTEAGVTGMFA, translated from the coding sequence ATGACAGAACAGGTTTGGAATTTCGCCGGCATCGAGGGCGGCGCCAGTGAGATCCAGGGCGCCGTCGGCACCACCGCCGGCCTGCTGGACGAGGGCAAGGGCTCGCTCGCTTCGCTCGCCTCGGCGTGGGGCGGCTCGGGTTCGGAGGCCTACCAGGCCGTTCAGACCCGTTGGGACAACACCTCCAACGAGCTGAACCAGGCGCTGCAGAACCTCGCCCAGACCATCAGCGAGGCCGGACAGACCATGTCTCAGACCGAGGCTGGCGTCACGGGAATGTTTGCCTAG
- a CDS encoding MinD/ParA family ATP-binding protein → MSADYDRLFHSSEPGKPVDDATAIVDRDAILKAAATAAPPPVPVGETSTTDVPVAPTAATQTQAAAQPRHAETGQQMPAPMPQPPATAPQWPQNSMLRAPQQQQQFGQGARHEQARPMPGPAPRVAPGPAPSQFADIDPEVSGQWRAGQAIPTPAAPGPTSAATMGNHRAIDALSHVGVKTGVKMPSQRGWRHWLYLTTRINLGLSPDEIYELELHARIRRNARDSYQIGVFGLKGGVGKTAVTVALGSAMAKVRGDRILAIDADPDGGNLADRAGRQSAATISDLLADQELSRYNDIRAYTSMNGSNLEVLSSEDYSGAQREFNDEDWKGATAVVSRYYNLVLADCGAGLFQKASRGVLSTVSGMVIVASASIDGARQAAITMDWLRQNGYQDLLGRSCVVINHVTPGKPNVDVEDLVQQFERHVPPGRVVVLPWDKHIAAGTEIQLELLSDTFQRRITELAAALSDDFDRLERR, encoded by the coding sequence ATGTCGGCCGACTATGACCGGCTCTTTCACTCGTCGGAACCGGGTAAACCGGTCGACGACGCCACGGCCATCGTGGACAGAGATGCCATCCTGAAGGCCGCCGCTACAGCGGCGCCACCGCCGGTCCCGGTCGGGGAAACCAGTACCACGGATGTGCCCGTGGCTCCCACGGCCGCCACCCAGACTCAGGCCGCAGCGCAGCCGCGGCACGCGGAGACCGGGCAGCAGATGCCTGCGCCGATGCCGCAGCCGCCGGCAACTGCGCCGCAGTGGCCACAGAACTCCATGCTGCGGGCCCCGCAGCAACAGCAGCAGTTCGGCCAGGGCGCGCGCCACGAGCAGGCCCGTCCCATGCCCGGCCCGGCCCCGCGGGTGGCACCCGGTCCGGCGCCGTCGCAGTTCGCCGATATCGATCCCGAGGTCAGTGGCCAGTGGCGGGCAGGGCAGGCCATCCCGACTCCGGCCGCTCCTGGCCCCACCTCGGCCGCCACGATGGGCAACCACCGCGCGATCGACGCGTTGTCACACGTCGGGGTGAAGACCGGTGTGAAGATGCCGTCGCAGCGTGGATGGCGGCACTGGCTCTACCTCACGACTCGGATCAACCTCGGCCTGTCGCCCGATGAGATCTACGAACTCGAACTGCACGCTCGGATCCGGCGTAACGCCCGCGACTCGTACCAGATCGGCGTGTTCGGTCTGAAGGGCGGCGTCGGCAAGACCGCCGTCACCGTCGCCCTGGGATCCGCGATGGCCAAGGTCCGCGGGGACCGCATCCTGGCCATCGACGCCGATCCCGACGGCGGCAACCTGGCCGACCGGGCCGGGCGCCAGTCCGCCGCGACGATCTCCGATCTGCTCGCCGATCAGGAACTGTCGCGCTACAACGACATTCGTGCCTACACGAGCATGAACGGGTCGAATCTCGAGGTGCTGTCGTCCGAGGACTACAGCGGTGCCCAGCGCGAGTTCAACGACGAGGACTGGAAGGGCGCCACCGCGGTGGTGTCGCGCTACTACAACCTCGTCCTCGCAGACTGTGGAGCCGGCCTGTTCCAGAAGGCTTCCCGCGGTGTGCTGTCCACGGTGTCCGGCATGGTCATCGTGGCCAGTGCCTCCATCGATGGAGCCCGCCAGGCTGCCATCACCATGGACTGGCTGCGCCAGAACGGCTACCAGGATCTGCTCGGCCGGTCCTGTGTCGTCATCAACCACGTCACGCCGGGTAAGCCCAATGTCGACGTCGAAGACCTGGTGCAGCAGTTCGAGCGCCACGTGCCGCCGGGCCGTGTCGTCGTGCTGCCGTGGGACAAGCACATCGCTGCGGGCACTGAAATTCAGCTCGAGCTGCTCAGCGACACTTTCCAGCGCCGCATCACCGAGCTCGCCGCTGCGCTTTCCGACGATTTCGACAGGCTTGAACGGCGTTGA
- a CDS encoding WXG100 family type VII secretion target gives MSITIPELEAANPAALSQAGERSTAAAAAAHGQVVAGQQMLTSMSAGWRGTASDAAAGEATKNLKQHEDLQNSLQRIGSTLQSGAGQLTESRTAILTYVGQLKSQGWQVADDGTVSVRSDGPLAQYAKTSPFGRMQLLMLATKASAELKVKLAQFSALDEDLAKKLKEIAPLPQEPAGPEQPKPTEPKPEEPKPEEPKPEEPTERKNPAEAAAEYEGRDAEELKSSGDLPMNPNVDSDVCCANFVTAVLQKEGYIDWHTDLVATAYTKLQDEGWTPVDAAHAKPGAVAVINGRDGTGNNDHIEFVHSNDNGTIKLIGSNNVNPDGTQKVTIGNPYGDVVYLNPPG, from the coding sequence TTGTCTATCACCATTCCCGAGCTTGAAGCAGCGAACCCGGCCGCGCTGTCGCAGGCGGGCGAGCGCAGCACCGCAGCGGCGGCTGCGGCCCACGGACAGGTAGTGGCCGGCCAACAGATGCTCACCAGCATGAGTGCCGGCTGGCGGGGCACTGCCTCCGACGCGGCCGCCGGCGAGGCCACCAAAAACCTCAAGCAGCACGAGGATCTGCAGAACTCCCTACAGCGCATCGGGTCGACACTGCAGAGCGGCGCCGGCCAACTCACCGAGTCTCGGACCGCCATCCTGACGTATGTCGGTCAACTGAAATCGCAGGGCTGGCAGGTAGCCGACGACGGCACGGTGTCGGTCCGGTCTGACGGACCGCTCGCTCAGTATGCGAAGACGAGCCCATTCGGTCGCATGCAACTGCTGATGCTGGCCACCAAGGCCTCGGCTGAGCTCAAGGTCAAACTGGCCCAGTTCAGCGCTCTGGATGAGGATCTCGCCAAGAAGCTCAAAGAGATCGCACCGCTACCGCAAGAACCTGCCGGTCCGGAGCAGCCGAAGCCGACCGAGCCCAAACCGGAAGAGCCCAAACCAGAGGAACCGAAGCCCGAAGAGCCGACCGAGCGGAAGAACCCGGCCGAGGCGGCCGCCGAGTACGAAGGCCGGGACGCCGAAGAACTCAAAAGCAGCGGCGACCTTCCGATGAATCCCAATGTGGACAGCGACGTGTGCTGCGCCAACTTCGTCACGGCCGTTCTACAGAAGGAGGGTTACATCGACTGGCACACAGACCTGGTGGCCACCGCCTACACCAAGTTGCAGGACGAAGGTTGGACTCCGGTCGATGCAGCCCATGCGAAACCGGGCGCTGTGGCCGTCATCAACGGTCGCGACGGGACCGGCAACAACGACCACATCGAATTCGTACACAGCAACGACAACGGCACGATCAAGCTGATCGGCTCCAACAACGTCAACCCTGACGGCACCCAGAAGGTCACCATCGGGAACCCCTACGGTGACGTGGTGTACCTCAACCCGCCGGGCTGA